From one Streptomyces sp. NBC_01478 genomic stretch:
- a CDS encoding sensor histidine kinase translates to MQGRFKRDGSASAEPEPHGGAGPKTGSSSPQHAQNPGPAPSGDGGGPGRPGVSAAPTPAPPVKPPSGAPGPGSRVALRNWRISTRLVSLLALPVVAATSLGALRISDSMTDIQQLDNMKLLTDMTKQATALATALQDERDLSAGPLAHGGKATDYEVKGYEDKTDRARENFINASEEVDTAAKSGNLQGVRESLVGLATELDNLDKIRKSAYQSKDNSTQTVDAYHRLITQLLDLSQDMAEATSNPEMIQRTRALAAFSAAKEFSSVQRAVIAAALPASNTVEGDLSANDRLYADSALESEKSELSIFRNIYGDQGAEELITPIEDSNPIIESADTYAQRVLDNANGLSSLDKRSYKDWVDDSSTKIEQMKKIEHTLLEDMEQKARELRSASEREAIISGALILLVLGVSLVGAFVIARSMIRSLRRLQETANKVAQDRLPELVKQLSESDPQDVDTSVESVGVHSRDEIGQVAAAFDDVHREAVRLAAEQALLRGNVNAMFTNLSRRSQGLIQRQLSLISELESREADPDQLSSLFKLDHLATRMRRNGENLLVLAGEEPGRRWTRPVPLVDVLRAAASEVEQYERIELSSVPTTEVAGRVVNDLVHLLAELLENATSFSSPQTKVKVTGHALPDGRVLIEIHDTGIGLSPEDLAAINERLASPPTVDVSVSRRMGLFVVGRLSQRHGIRIQLRPSDSGGTTALVMLPVDVAQGGKKPAPGKPGQAAVGAAAAAAAAGAGAARRGNGQGGSALGAGAPAGGNGGLLGAGAAPRGQVGAGQGPRAALPGAGGGRPGGPGGPGGARGPQGPSAPQGRQNGGGLFGQAPSATQGLQSAGTGAPQGFGDGRQDAFGGMPPQNNPVPPQRTSNDEPEPPRGGGRRRGRQPQLPPRGGARAELPGGNNQRPSWSDENAQPPLGRGNLDAPRGHDERDAEQTSRMPRIDDHQGPAATTEMPAIPRFDAQDSGQLPRPGSNGAQNTGQFPRPGANGSQNTGQFPRPGANGSQDSGQFPRPGTSGPQDTGQFPRPDFDAPRPGANSPQNGGQFVRSDVFGAPAGGPSGQANNPSNPANTGQFAVPQAYDPSSTGQFATPGFDNGSTGQHNLPNRQNPANTGQFERPQVNGNRNGADLGDRRPPAPQRPTRQEPEALPPATGPGDGRTPLYDTLETNWFHGQQAEAQSNGSHQSNGSAPAPQSQAPQAPATPPQRPTGGAWRSSPNDDLVRQAERVRQPAAGGVTTSGLPRRVPRANLVPGTAQQQQHQTGPQVSRAPDDVRGRLTNLRRGIAQGRQAGTGTGQTGSFPSPTHQQER, encoded by the coding sequence GTGCAGGGACGTTTCAAGAGGGATGGCAGTGCTTCGGCGGAGCCGGAGCCGCATGGCGGGGCTGGCCCCAAGACCGGCAGCTCCTCGCCCCAGCACGCCCAGAACCCGGGCCCGGCGCCGTCAGGCGACGGTGGAGGCCCCGGGCGCCCCGGTGTGTCCGCAGCCCCGACCCCCGCGCCGCCGGTGAAGCCACCGTCCGGCGCGCCAGGACCCGGATCGCGCGTCGCTCTGCGTAACTGGCGCATCTCCACGCGCCTGGTCTCGCTGCTCGCGCTCCCGGTGGTCGCGGCCACCTCGCTGGGCGCCCTGCGCATCAGCGACTCCATGACCGACATCCAGCAGCTCGACAACATGAAGCTGCTGACGGACATGACCAAGCAGGCCACCGCGCTCGCCACCGCCCTCCAGGACGAGCGCGACCTGTCGGCCGGCCCCCTCGCGCACGGTGGCAAGGCCACCGACTACGAGGTCAAGGGCTACGAGGACAAGACCGACCGCGCCCGCGAGAACTTCATCAACGCCTCGGAAGAGGTGGACACCGCCGCCAAGAGCGGCAACCTCCAGGGCGTCCGGGAGAGCCTGGTCGGTCTCGCGACCGAGCTGGACAACCTCGACAAGATCCGCAAGTCGGCGTATCAGTCGAAGGACAACTCGACGCAGACGGTCGACGCCTACCACCGTCTGATCACCCAGTTGCTCGACCTCTCGCAGGACATGGCGGAGGCCACCAGCAACCCGGAGATGATCCAGCGCACCCGCGCCCTGGCGGCCTTCTCCGCCGCCAAGGAGTTCTCCTCCGTCCAGCGCGCCGTGATCGCGGCGGCCCTGCCGGCCAGCAACACGGTCGAGGGCGACCTCTCCGCGAACGACCGGCTGTACGCCGACTCGGCCCTGGAGAGCGAGAAGTCGGAACTGAGCATCTTCCGCAACATCTACGGCGACCAGGGTGCCGAAGAGCTCATCACGCCGATCGAGGACAGCAACCCGATCATCGAGTCGGCCGACACCTACGCCCAGCGTGTCCTCGACAACGCCAACGGTCTGAGCTCGCTCGACAAGCGGTCCTACAAGGACTGGGTGGACGACAGCTCCACCAAGATCGAGCAGATGAAGAAGATCGAGCACACGCTCCTCGAGGACATGGAGCAGAAGGCCCGCGAGCTGCGCTCCGCCTCCGAGCGCGAGGCGATCATCTCCGGTGCGCTGATCCTGCTGGTGCTCGGTGTCTCCCTCGTCGGCGCCTTCGTCATCGCCCGGTCCATGATCCGCTCGCTGCGCCGCCTCCAGGAGACCGCCAACAAGGTCGCCCAGGACCGGCTGCCCGAACTGGTCAAGCAGCTCTCCGAGTCCGACCCGCAGGACGTCGACACGTCCGTGGAGTCGGTCGGTGTGCACTCCCGGGACGAGATCGGCCAGGTGGCCGCGGCCTTCGACGACGTGCACCGCGAGGCCGTCCGCCTCGCCGCCGAGCAGGCCCTCCTGCGAGGCAACGTCAACGCGATGTTCACCAACCTCTCGCGCCGCTCCCAGGGCCTCATCCAGCGTCAGCTCTCGCTCATCTCCGAGCTGGAGTCCCGCGAGGCCGACCCGGACCAGCTCTCCTCGCTCTTCAAGCTCGACCACCTCGCGACCCGCATGCGCCGTAACGGTGAGAACCTCCTGGTCCTCGCCGGTGAAGAGCCCGGCCGCCGCTGGACCCGTCCGGTCCCGCTGGTCGACGTGCTCCGCGCCGCCGCCTCCGAGGTGGAGCAGTACGAGCGCATCGAGCTCTCCTCCGTGCCGACCACCGAAGTGGCCGGCCGCGTGGTCAACGACCTCGTGCACCTCCTCGCCGAGCTGCTGGAGAACGCGACCTCCTTCTCCTCGCCGCAGACCAAGGTCAAGGTCACCGGTCACGCGCTGCCCGACGGCCGTGTGCTGATCGAGATCCACGACACCGGTATCGGCCTCTCCCCCGAGGACCTCGCGGCGATCAACGAGCGGCTCGCCTCGCCGCCCACCGTGGACGTCTCGGTCTCCCGCCGCATGGGTCTGTTCGTGGTCGGCCGGCTGTCCCAGCGCCACGGCATCCGCATCCAGCTCCGCCCGTCCGACTCCGGTGGTACGACCGCGCTGGTCATGCTCCCCGTCGACGTCGCCCAGGGCGGCAAGAAGCCCGCTCCGGGCAAGCCCGGTCAGGCCGCCGTCGGTGCCGCTGCGGCAGCCGCCGCGGCCGGCGCCGGTGCGGCCCGCCGGGGCAACGGCCAGGGTGGCTCCGCGCTCGGCGCGGGTGCGCCCGCCGGTGGCAACGGTGGACTTCTCGGTGCCGGGGCCGCTCCGCGCGGCCAGGTCGGTGCCGGTCAGGGCCCGCGGGCCGCGCTGCCCGGTGCGGGCGGTGGACGTCCGGGCGGTCCCGGTGGTCCGGGCGGTGCGCGTGGCCCGCAGGGTCCCTCCGCGCCGCAGGGCCGGCAGAACGGCGGCGGCCTCTTCGGCCAGGCGCCGAGTGCCACCCAGGGTCTCCAGTCCGCCGGCACGGGCGCCCCGCAGGGCTTCGGTGACGGTCGCCAGGACGCCTTCGGCGGGATGCCGCCGCAGAACAACCCGGTACCGCCGCAGCGCACGAGCAACGACGAGCCCGAGCCGCCCCGCGGCGGAGGCCGGCGCCGTGGGCGTCAGCCGCAGCTCCCGCCGCGCGGTGGTGCGCGGGCCGAGCTGCCCGGTGGCAACAACCAGCGCCCGAGCTGGAGCGACGAGAACGCGCAGCCCCCGCTGGGCCGCGGCAACCTCGACGCCCCGCGCGGTCACGACGAGCGCGACGCCGAGCAGACCTCCCGGATGCCGCGCATCGACGACCACCAGGGTCCCGCGGCCACGACGGAGATGCCGGCGATACCGCGCTTCGACGCACAGGACAGCGGCCAGCTCCCGCGCCCGGGCAGCAACGGGGCGCAGAACACGGGCCAGTTCCCGCGTCCCGGCGCCAACGGATCGCAGAACACCGGCCAGTTCCCCCGGCCGGGCGCGAACGGGTCGCAGGACAGCGGGCAGTTCCCGCGTCCGGGCACGAGCGGGCCCCAGGACACCGGGCAGTTCCCGCGGCCGGACTTCGACGCCCCGCGTCCCGGCGCCAACTCCCCGCAGAACGGCGGCCAGTTCGTCCGCTCGGACGTCTTCGGCGCGCCGGCCGGCGGTCCCTCGGGCCAGGCCAACAACCCGTCCAATCCGGCCAACACGGGACAGTTCGCGGTCCCGCAGGCGTACGACCCGAGCTCCACGGGCCAGTTCGCGACACCCGGCTTTGACAACGGCTCCACCGGTCAGCACAATCTGCCGAACCGTCAGAACCCCGCGAACACCGGGCAGTTCGAGCGACCGCAGGTCAACGGGAACCGCAACGGCGCCGACCTCGGCGACCGGCGGCCACCCGCCCCGCAGCGTCCCACCCGCCAGGAGCCCGAGGCGTTGCCGCCTGCCACGGGTCCCGGCGACGGCAGGACGCCGCTGTACGACACGCTGGAGACCAACTGGTTCCACGGCCAGCAGGCGGAAGCGCAGAGCAACGGCTCGCACCAGAGCAACGGCTCCGCTCCCGCCCCGCAGTCGCAGGCACCGCAGGCTCCGGCGACACCCCCTCAGCGTCCCACGGGCGGTGCCTGGCGCAGCTCGCCGAACGACGATCTCGTTCGGCAGGCAGAGCGCGTACGGCAACCGGCCGCGGGCGGCGTCACCACCTCCGGTCTGCCGCGCCGGGTGCCCAGGGCGAACCTCGTCCCGGGTACGGCACAGCAGCAACAGCACCAAACCGGTCCGCAGGTCTCCCGTGCGCCTGATGACGTACGCGGCCGGCTGACCAATCTCCGTCGGGGCATCGCACAGGGTCGACAGGCCGGTACGGGTACCGGCCAGACCGGCAGCTTCCCCAGCCCCACTCACCAGCAGGAGCGTTAG
- a CDS encoding fumarylacetoacetate hydrolase family protein, which produces MRIARFSIDGNVAFGAVEGDKPDELVLDIIKGIPFADFELSGTKVPLSKVRLLPPVLPNKVVAYGRNYAEHARELGNEVPDVPFAFFKPSTSVIGSGDDIQYPSFTEDLHHEAELAVVIGRMCREVPRERVKDVILGYTCANDITARDVQKREKQWARAKGFDTSCPLGPWVETDLDPSDLTIQLTVNGQQRQLGRTSEMIHSIEDLIVNITEAMTLLPGDVILTGTPAGVGPLTVGDEVAVSIEGIGTLTNKVVKRG; this is translated from the coding sequence GTGCGCATCGCCAGATTCTCCATCGACGGGAACGTCGCCTTCGGCGCGGTCGAGGGCGACAAGCCGGACGAGCTCGTCCTCGACATCATCAAGGGCATCCCGTTCGCGGACTTCGAACTCTCCGGCACGAAGGTCCCGCTGAGCAAGGTCAGGCTGCTGCCGCCGGTGCTCCCGAACAAGGTCGTCGCCTACGGCCGCAACTACGCCGAGCACGCCCGCGAACTGGGCAACGAGGTGCCGGACGTCCCCTTCGCCTTCTTCAAGCCGTCCACCTCCGTGATCGGCTCCGGCGACGACATCCAGTACCCCTCCTTCACCGAGGACCTCCACCACGAGGCCGAACTGGCCGTCGTCATCGGCCGGATGTGCCGCGAGGTCCCGCGCGAGCGCGTCAAGGACGTCATCCTCGGCTACACCTGCGCCAACGACATCACCGCGCGTGACGTCCAGAAGCGCGAGAAGCAGTGGGCCCGCGCCAAGGGCTTCGACACCTCCTGCCCGCTCGGCCCCTGGGTGGAGACGGACCTCGACCCGAGCGACCTCACCATCCAGCTCACGGTCAACGGACAGCAGCGACAGCTCGGCCGCACCAGCGAGATGATCCACTCGATCGAGGATCTGATCGTCAACATCACCGAGGCCATGACGCTGCTCCCCGGCGACGTGATCCTCACGGGCACCCCGGCAGGCGTCGGACCGCTCACCGTCGGCGACGAGGTCGCCGTCTCCATCGAAGGCATCGGCACTCTCACCAACAAGGTTGTCAAGCGTGGCTAG
- the gltX gene encoding glutamate--tRNA ligase: MASAPVRVRFCPSPTGNPHVGLVRTALFNWAFARHHQGTLVFRIEDTDAARDSEESYGQLLDAMRWLGFDWDEGPEVGGPHAPYRQSQRMDLYKDVAQKLQDAGRAYPCYCSTEELDARRAAARAAGKPSGYDGHCRDLGAEQKAAYVAEGRVPIVRFRMPDETITFTDLVRGELTFTPENVPDYGIVRANGAPLYTLVNPVDDALMEITHVLRGEDLLSSTPRQIALYKALIDLGIAKEIPSFGHLPYVMGEGNKKLSKRDPESSLNLYRERGFLPEGLLNYLSLLGWSLAADRDVFTMDEMVAAFEISDVNPNPARFDLKKCEAINADHIRLLDVKDFTERCAPWLKAPFAPWAPEDFDEAKWQAVAPHAQTRLKVLSEITDNVDFLFLAEPVEDEASWTKAMKEGSDALLRTAREKLESADWNSPESLKEAVLAAGETHGLKLGKAQAPVRVAVTGRTIGLPLFESLEILGKEKTLARIDAALAKLAA, translated from the coding sequence GTGGCTAGCGCACCTGTACGCGTCCGTTTCTGCCCCTCGCCGACCGGAAACCCCCACGTGGGCCTGGTCCGCACCGCCCTGTTCAACTGGGCCTTCGCCCGGCACCACCAGGGCACGCTGGTCTTCCGCATCGAGGACACCGACGCGGCCCGCGACTCCGAGGAGTCCTACGGCCAACTCCTCGACGCGATGCGCTGGTTGGGCTTCGACTGGGACGAGGGCCCGGAGGTCGGCGGCCCGCACGCGCCGTACCGCCAGTCGCAGCGGATGGACCTCTACAAGGACGTCGCGCAGAAGCTCCAGGACGCCGGCCGCGCCTACCCCTGCTACTGCTCCACGGAGGAGCTGGACGCCCGCCGCGCAGCCGCCCGCGCCGCCGGCAAGCCCTCCGGCTACGACGGCCACTGCCGCGACCTCGGCGCCGAGCAGAAGGCCGCCTACGTGGCCGAGGGCCGGGTGCCGATCGTCCGCTTCCGGATGCCCGACGAGACGATCACCTTCACGGACCTGGTCCGCGGCGAGCTGACGTTCACCCCGGAGAACGTGCCGGACTACGGCATCGTCCGGGCCAACGGCGCGCCCCTGTACACGCTCGTCAACCCGGTCGACGACGCCCTGATGGAGATCACCCACGTCCTGCGCGGCGAGGACCTGCTCTCCTCCACCCCGCGCCAGATCGCCCTCTACAAGGCGCTGATCGACCTGGGCATCGCCAAGGAGATCCCGTCCTTCGGGCACCTGCCGTACGTGATGGGCGAGGGCAACAAGAAGCTCTCCAAGCGCGACCCGGAGTCCTCGCTCAACCTCTACAGGGAGCGCGGTTTCCTGCCCGAGGGACTGCTCAACTACCTTTCCCTGCTGGGCTGGTCGCTCGCTGCCGACCGGGACGTCTTCACGATGGACGAGATGGTCGCGGCCTTCGAGATCTCCGACGTGAACCCGAACCCGGCGCGCTTCGACCTGAAGAAGTGCGAGGCGATCAACGCCGACCACATCCGCCTGCTCGACGTGAAGGACTTCACCGAGCGCTGCGCCCCGTGGCTGAAGGCCCCGTTCGCCCCCTGGGCGCCGGAGGACTTCGACGAGGCCAAGTGGCAGGCCGTCGCGCCGCACGCGCAGACCCGCCTCAAGGTCCTCTCGGAGATCACGGACAACGTCGACTTCCTGTTCCTGGCCGAGCCGGTCGAGGACGAGGCGTCCTGGACGAAGGCCATGAAGGAGGGCTCCGACGCCCTCCTCCGTACGGCCCGCGAGAAGCTGGAGTCGGCCGACTGGAACTCGCCCGAGTCCCTCAAGGAGGCCGTCCTGGCCGCCGGTGAGACCCACGGCCTCAAGCTCGGCAAGGCGCAGGCCCCGGTCCGCGTCGCCGTCACCGGCCGCACGATCGGCCTGCCCCTCTTCGAGTCCCTGGAGATCCTCGGCAAGGAGAAGACCCTGGCGAGGATCGACGCGGCGCTCGCCAAGCTGGCCGCGTAA
- a CDS encoding DUF4241 domain-containing protein: MPMTARDYTWLFTPGSTFTEDETGTVGVIHLADGGELWLPTGQVVACDPFVSLGGGEAEPFTVAVAPGRYRVEAAVATVTHPDQPPADTPHLRIAAARLVIRDEPTATWELALQPGQDLAELTDDEFYGYGVDAGTGAFYDASADGSFPECEGDEGPLWDAFEEHGHAPGPYLVTSPSTGHTLAAFGSGWGDGAYPTWIGRTAAGEVTCFVTDFFVAPL, encoded by the coding sequence ATGCCGATGACCGCTCGTGACTACACCTGGCTGTTCACGCCGGGCAGCACGTTCACGGAGGACGAGACCGGCACGGTCGGCGTGATCCACCTCGCGGACGGCGGCGAACTGTGGCTCCCCACCGGCCAGGTGGTGGCCTGCGACCCGTTCGTCTCCCTGGGCGGCGGCGAGGCCGAGCCCTTCACGGTCGCCGTGGCCCCCGGCCGCTACCGGGTCGAGGCGGCCGTCGCCACCGTCACCCACCCCGACCAACCCCCGGCCGACACCCCTCACCTGCGCATCGCCGCCGCCCGCCTGGTCATACGGGACGAACCCACCGCCACCTGGGAACTCGCCCTCCAGCCCGGCCAGGACCTCGCCGAACTCACCGACGACGAGTTCTACGGCTACGGAGTCGACGCGGGCACGGGCGCGTTCTACGACGCCTCGGCCGACGGCTCGTTCCCGGAGTGCGAGGGCGACGAGGGCCCGCTGTGGGACGCCTTCGAGGAGCACGGCCACGCTCCGGGGCCGTATCTGGTCACCTCCCCCTCCACCGGCCACACCCTGGCGGCCTTCGGCTCCGGCTGGGGCGACGGCGCCTACCCCACCTGGATCGGCCGTACGGCGGCCGGTGAAGTCACCTGCTTCGTCACGGACTTCTTCGTCGCGCCCCTGTGA
- a CDS encoding HAD family hydrolase: MTIRAVVWDVDDTLFDYTGADRAAMREHLAAEGLLDGHASVVDALERWRVATEFHWGRFSAGEVSFEGQRLDRVRLFLDRELTDVEADDWFRRYKVHYERAWALFPDVLPVLDALAATHRHAVLSNSSLTVQDRKLRALGVYDRFEVVLCAAELGVSKPEAGAFLAACEALELPPHEVAYVGDHPEIDWRGASDAGLLSVWIDRHGGHTPDEALVGRHRIASLAELPALLGADTRFGAPSTFR, from the coding sequence ATGACCATTCGGGCCGTCGTCTGGGACGTCGACGACACCTTGTTCGACTACACCGGCGCGGACCGCGCCGCCATGCGCGAGCACCTGGCGGCCGAGGGGCTGCTCGACGGGCACGCGAGCGTGGTGGACGCCCTGGAGCGCTGGCGGGTGGCCACCGAGTTCCACTGGGGACGGTTCTCGGCCGGGGAGGTCTCCTTCGAGGGACAGCGCCTGGACCGGGTCCGGCTGTTCCTGGACCGCGAGTTGACCGACGTCGAGGCCGACGACTGGTTCCGGCGCTACAAGGTCCACTACGAGCGGGCCTGGGCCCTCTTCCCGGACGTCCTGCCCGTCCTGGACGCCCTCGCGGCCACCCACCGGCACGCCGTCCTCTCCAACTCCAGCCTCACCGTCCAGGACCGCAAACTGCGCGCCCTCGGTGTGTACGACCGCTTCGAGGTCGTCCTGTGCGCGGCCGAACTGGGCGTCTCCAAGCCCGAGGCCGGAGCCTTCCTGGCGGCCTGCGAGGCGCTGGAACTGCCGCCGCACGAGGTCGCGTATGTCGGAGATCACCCCGAGATCGACTGGCGGGGTGCGTCCGACGCGGGCCTGCTCTCCGTCTGGATCGACCGCCACGGCGGGCACACCCCTGACGAGGCCCTGGTGGGACGGCACCGGATCGCCTCGCTGGCCGAACTCCCCGCGCTCCTCGGCGCTGATACCCGTTTTGGAGCCCCGTCCACCTTCAGGTAA
- the ndgR gene encoding IclR family transcriptional regulator NdgR, protein MDNSSGVGVLDKAALVLGALESGPATLAGLVAATGLARPTAHRLAVALEHHRMVARDMQGRFILGPRLAELAAAAGEDRLLATAGPVLTHLRDITGESAQLYRRQGDMRICVAAAERLSGLRDTVPVGSTLTMKAGSSAQILMAWEEPERLHRGLQGARFTATALSGVRRRGWAQSIGEREPGVASVSAPVRGPSNRVVAAVSVSGPIERLTRHPGRMHAQAVIDAAARLSEALRRTG, encoded by the coding sequence ATGGACAACAGTAGCGGCGTCGGCGTCCTGGACAAGGCAGCCCTTGTCCTGGGCGCTCTGGAGTCCGGTCCGGCCACCCTCGCGGGTCTGGTCGCGGCGACCGGGCTGGCACGACCCACGGCACACCGGCTGGCCGTGGCTTTGGAACACCACCGCATGGTGGCGCGCGACATGCAGGGCCGCTTCATTCTGGGCCCCCGTCTCGCCGAGCTGGCCGCGGCCGCCGGCGAGGACCGCCTGCTCGCCACGGCGGGCCCGGTGCTCACGCATCTGCGGGACATCACGGGCGAGAGCGCGCAGCTCTACCGCCGCCAGGGCGACATGCGCATCTGCGTCGCCGCCGCGGAACGCCTGTCCGGACTGCGGGACACGGTCCCGGTCGGCTCGACGCTCACGATGAAAGCCGGTTCCTCGGCCCAGATCCTGATGGCCTGGGAGGAGCCGGAGCGCCTGCACCGCGGCCTCCAGGGCGCCCGCTTCACCGCCACGGCCCTCTCGGGCGTACGGCGCCGGGGCTGGGCCCAGTCCATCGGCGAGCGCGAGCCGGGCGTCGCGTCCGTCTCCGCGCCCGTGCGCGGCCCCTCGAACCGCGTGGTGGCCGCCGTGTCCGTCTCCGGCCCCATCGAGCGCCTGACGCGCCACCCGGGCCGTATGCACGCCCAGGCGGTCATCGACGCCGCCGCCCGTCTCTCCGAGGCCCTGCGCCGCACCGGCTGA
- the leuC gene encoding 3-isopropylmalate dehydratase large subunit: MGRTLAEKVWDDHVVRRAEGEPDLLFIDLHLLHEVTSPQAFDGLRQAGRPVRRLDLTIATEDHNTPTLDIDKPIADPVSRAQLETLRKNCADFGVRLHSLGDVEQGVVHVVGPQLGLTQPGTTVVCGDSHTSTHGAFGALAFGIGTSQVEHVLATQTLPLARPKTMAITVDGELPDGVTAKDLILAIIAKIGTGGGQGYILEYRGSAIEKLSMEARMTICNMSIEAGARAGMIAPDETTFEYIKGRAHAPEGEDWDAAVAYWKTLKTDADAEFDAEVVIDGPSLAPFVTWGTNPGQGAPLSASVPDPASYEDASERFAAEKALEYMGLEAGQPLRDIKVDTVFVGSCTNGRIEDLRAAAAIVEGRKVADGVRMLVVPGSARVGLQAVSEGLDVVFKDAGAEWRHAGCSMCLGMNPDQLAPGERSASTSNRNFEGRQGKGGRTHLVSPQVAAATAVLGHLASPADLSDAPVPAGV; encoded by the coding sequence ATGGGTAGGACACTCGCGGAGAAGGTCTGGGACGACCACGTCGTCCGGCGCGCCGAGGGCGAGCCCGACCTCCTCTTCATCGATCTGCACCTGCTGCACGAGGTGACCAGCCCGCAGGCCTTCGACGGTCTCCGCCAGGCCGGGCGTCCCGTGCGGCGCCTCGACCTCACCATCGCCACCGAGGATCACAACACCCCGACCCTCGACATCGACAAGCCCATCGCGGACCCGGTCTCCCGGGCCCAACTGGAGACGCTGCGCAAGAACTGCGCCGACTTCGGCGTGCGCCTGCACTCCCTGGGCGACGTGGAGCAGGGTGTCGTCCACGTCGTAGGACCGCAGCTCGGTCTGACCCAGCCCGGTACGACGGTCGTGTGCGGTGACTCCCACACCTCCACCCACGGCGCCTTCGGCGCACTGGCGTTCGGCATCGGCACCTCCCAGGTGGAGCATGTGCTGGCCACCCAGACGCTGCCGCTGGCCCGTCCGAAGACCATGGCCATCACGGTCGACGGCGAACTGCCCGACGGCGTCACCGCAAAGGACCTGATCCTCGCCATCATCGCGAAGATCGGCACCGGCGGCGGCCAGGGCTACATCCTCGAATACCGCGGCTCCGCCATCGAGAAGCTCTCGATGGAAGCCCGCATGACCATCTGCAACATGTCGATCGAGGCCGGCGCCCGCGCGGGCATGATCGCCCCCGACGAGACCACCTTCGAGTACATCAAGGGCCGCGCCCACGCCCCCGAGGGCGAGGACTGGGACGCCGCCGTCGCGTACTGGAAGACCCTGAAGACCGACGCGGACGCGGAATTCGACGCCGAGGTCGTCATCGACGGTCCCTCACTGGCGCCGTTCGTCACCTGGGGCACCAACCCCGGTCAGGGCGCGCCGCTTTCGGCGTCCGTCCCCGACCCGGCTTCGTACGAAGACGCTTCGGAGCGCTTCGCCGCCGAAAAGGCCCTGGAATACATGGGGTTGGAGGCCGGCCAGCCGCTGCGGGACATCAAGGTGGACACCGTCTTCGTAGGTTCGTGCACCAACGGCCGTATCGAGGACCTGCGTGCGGCCGCCGCGATCGTCGAGGGCCGCAAAGTCGCCGACGGCGTACGGATGCTGGTCGTTCCCGGCTCCGCGCGGGTCGGTCTGCAGGCCGTCTCCGAGGGCCTGGACGTCGTGTTCAAGGATGCCGGCGCCGAATGGCGGCACGCGGGCTGCTCGATGTGTCTGGGCATGAACCCCGACCAACTGGCGCCCGGTGAGCGCTCCGCGTCCACCTCCAACCGCAACTTCGAGGGCAGGCAGGGCAAGGGCGGCCGTACGCACCTGGTCTCGCCGCAGGTCGCCGCCGCGACCGCCGTGCTGGGCCACCTGGCCTCGCCCGCCGATCTGTCCGACGCCCCTGTGCCCGCTGGAGTCTGA
- the leuD gene encoding 3-isopropylmalate dehydratase small subunit gives MEAFTTHTGRAVPLRRSNVDTDQIIPAHWLKKVTRDGFEDGLFEAWRKDENFVLNRPEREGATVLVAGPDFGTGSSREHAVWALQNYGFKAVISSRFADIFRGNSLKNGLLTVVLEQKIVDALQDLAERDPQAEITVDLEAREVRAEGITAAFELDENARWRLLNGLDDISITLQNEGDIATYEAKRPSYKPRTVQV, from the coding sequence ATGGAAGCATTCACCACGCACACCGGCCGGGCCGTCCCGCTGCGCCGCAGCAACGTGGACACCGACCAGATCATCCCCGCCCACTGGCTCAAGAAGGTGACCAGGGACGGGTTCGAGGACGGGCTGTTCGAGGCCTGGCGCAAGGACGAGAACTTCGTCCTCAACCGCCCCGAGCGCGAGGGCGCGACGGTCCTGGTGGCCGGCCCCGACTTCGGCACCGGCTCCTCCCGCGAGCACGCCGTGTGGGCGCTGCAGAACTACGGCTTCAAGGCCGTCATCTCCTCCCGGTTCGCCGATATCTTCCGCGGCAACTCGCTGAAGAACGGCCTGCTCACGGTCGTTCTGGAGCAGAAGATCGTGGACGCGCTGCAGGACCTCGCCGAGCGGGACCCGCAGGCCGAGATCACCGTCGACCTGGAGGCCCGCGAGGTGCGCGCCGAAGGCATCACCGCCGCCTTCGAACTCGACGAGAACGCCCGCTGGCGGCTGCTGAACGGCCTGGACGACATCTCCATCACCCTCCAGAACGAGGGCGACATCGCCACGTACGAGGCCAAGCGCCCCTCGTACAAGCCGAGGACGGTCCAGGTCTGA